A stretch of the Leptospira kirschneri serovar Cynopteri str. 3522 CT genome encodes the following:
- the rdgB gene encoding RdgB/HAM1 family non-canonical purine NTP pyrophosphatase, whose protein sequence is MKRRFALATNNPNKVKEVGSILMELGIQILTPKDLKVSFNPEETGSTFKENALIKAKELFRLTRIPSIADDSGICVSALKGEPGVYSARFGGPELNDEGRALLLLEKLKGNQNREAYYACAIAYVDESTEQNFEGRCEGFISEEYDRIGIYGFGYDPIFIFPPLQKPFSQIQEKTKNSVSHRKKALDELLKFLKTKS, encoded by the coding sequence TTGAAGCGGCGATTCGCTCTCGCCACAAACAACCCAAACAAAGTAAAAGAAGTAGGCTCCATTCTCATGGAGCTAGGAATTCAAATCCTTACGCCAAAGGATCTGAAAGTTTCTTTTAATCCTGAAGAAACAGGTTCAACATTTAAAGAAAATGCTCTTATCAAAGCGAAAGAATTATTTCGTTTAACTAGAATTCCTTCAATTGCGGACGACTCTGGAATTTGTGTTTCTGCCCTCAAAGGTGAACCCGGAGTTTATTCGGCTAGATTTGGAGGTCCGGAACTGAATGACGAAGGTAGGGCACTTCTTCTTTTAGAAAAACTGAAAGGAAATCAAAATCGCGAGGCCTATTATGCTTGTGCGATCGCTTATGTGGACGAATCTACTGAACAAAATTTCGAAGGCAGATGTGAAGGATTTATCTCAGAAGAATATGATAGAATTGGAATATACGGTTTTGGATACGATCCTATTTTCATTTTCCCACCACTTCAAAAGCCTTTTTCACAAATCCAAGAAAAAACAAAGAACTCAGTTTCTCATAGAAAGAAAGCTCTAGACGAACTTTTGAAATTTCTTAAAACGAAATCATAA
- a CDS encoding uracil-DNA glycosylase yields the protein MSKEEKLKRLGLMQSEVSACKLCKLETTRTQTVFGEGNPDAELVFIGEGPGKQEDLTGRPFVGKAGELLTRIIEKGMGVPRESVYIANIVKCRPTVDMKFEKDRPPEEEETRACAPYLLRQLEIIQPKAIVTLGNPSTRFILNTKEGITKLRGTWGSFFGIPVMPTYHPSFVIRNGGENSPLKRDVWEDIKKVMDLLGWKRPS from the coding sequence ATGAGCAAAGAAGAAAAACTGAAAAGACTGGGGCTGATGCAATCCGAAGTTTCTGCATGTAAACTCTGCAAACTCGAAACTACTCGTACTCAAACTGTTTTTGGAGAAGGAAATCCAGATGCGGAATTAGTTTTTATTGGAGAAGGTCCCGGTAAACAAGAAGATCTCACCGGTCGTCCTTTTGTGGGAAAAGCGGGTGAACTTTTGACAAGGATCATAGAAAAAGGAATGGGAGTTCCTAGAGAATCCGTTTACATCGCCAATATCGTAAAATGCAGACCAACCGTGGATATGAAGTTTGAAAAGGATAGGCCTCCCGAAGAAGAGGAGACTAGAGCTTGTGCTCCGTATCTTTTAAGACAGCTCGAAATCATTCAACCGAAAGCAATCGTTACTTTAGGAAATCCTTCTACAAGATTTATCTTAAATACTAAAGAAGGAATTACTAAACTCAGAGGAACCTGGGGATCTTTTTTCGGAATTCCTGTGATGCCTACGTATCATCCTAGTTTTGTGATTCGAAACGGAGGAGAGAATAGTCCTCTCAAACGAGACGTCTGGGAGGATATTAAAAAGGTTATGGATTTGTTGGGTTGGAAAAGACCTTCGTAG